A DNA window from Massilia putida contains the following coding sequences:
- a CDS encoding S53 family peptidase, with amino-acid sequence MVKLQGSVPATIADMQSLGPAPANERFEITVLVRRRAPIAAHPLDTKPGHRNYLTRAEFAAQHGASDADFDAVAAFAQQAGLVVVERRPAARSIVLSGTAGQVAAAFGTAIEHVEHAAGISRRRTAPVHLPPELDGIVEGVFGIEDVPIARPHFKFSKESAEAALLGSFSSPTLAGAAPSDAQATSGFTGVDMATLYDFPAGLDGSGQCIAIIELGGGYRSRDLKAYFKSLNLAPPSVTAVSVDGGKNSPSLPWSADAEVMLDIEVAGAVAPKARIAVYFAPNSEQGFVDAIAAAVHDDVHKPSVISISWGAPESEWTEQGLAAMNQAFEAAAALGVTVCCAAGDAGSGDQNPQNGTPDGRAHADFPASSPYVLGCGGTRMTVSGNTITSETVWNDDPTSSATGGGVSDVFDLPAWQANAGVPKSVNPGGRVGRGVPDVAGNASPATGYRVRVDFMTYTIGGTSAVSPLWAGLVALLNQKLPQPVGWLNPLLYGPLAGSGAMRDITSGDNGGYPAKAGWDACTGWGAPVGSKLLAALET; translated from the coding sequence ATGGTCAAACTTCAGGGCAGCGTGCCCGCAACCATCGCCGATATGCAGTCCCTCGGACCGGCACCGGCCAACGAACGCTTCGAGATCACCGTCCTCGTGCGCCGGCGCGCGCCGATCGCGGCGCATCCGCTGGACACCAAGCCCGGCCACCGCAACTACCTCACGCGCGCCGAGTTCGCCGCGCAGCACGGCGCCAGCGATGCCGACTTCGACGCGGTCGCCGCGTTCGCGCAGCAGGCGGGGCTTGTCGTCGTCGAGCGCCGGCCAGCGGCGAGGAGCATCGTCCTGTCCGGCACGGCCGGCCAGGTGGCTGCCGCGTTCGGCACGGCCATCGAGCACGTCGAGCACGCGGCCGGCATCTCGCGCCGCCGCACGGCGCCCGTGCACCTGCCGCCGGAACTGGACGGCATCGTCGAAGGCGTGTTCGGCATCGAGGACGTGCCCATCGCGCGGCCGCATTTCAAATTCTCCAAAGAATCCGCCGAGGCGGCGCTGCTGGGGTCGTTCAGTTCTCCCACCTTGGCGGGCGCGGCCCCATCCGATGCGCAGGCCACGTCCGGCTTCACCGGCGTCGACATGGCGACGCTGTACGATTTCCCGGCCGGCCTGGACGGCAGCGGCCAGTGCATCGCCATCATCGAGCTGGGCGGCGGCTATCGCAGCCGCGACCTCAAGGCCTATTTCAAGAGCCTGAACCTGGCGCCCCCCAGCGTCACGGCCGTCTCCGTCGACGGCGGCAAGAACAGCCCGTCGCTGCCGTGGAGCGCGGATGCCGAGGTGATGCTCGACATCGAGGTCGCCGGCGCCGTCGCGCCCAAGGCCCGCATCGCCGTGTACTTCGCGCCGAACAGCGAGCAGGGCTTCGTCGATGCGATCGCCGCCGCCGTCCACGACGACGTGCACAAGCCGTCCGTGATTTCGATCAGCTGGGGCGCGCCGGAATCGGAGTGGACGGAACAGGGCCTGGCGGCGATGAACCAGGCGTTCGAAGCGGCGGCCGCGCTGGGCGTGACGGTGTGCTGCGCGGCGGGCGATGCCGGCAGCGGCGACCAGAATCCGCAAAACGGCACGCCGGACGGTCGCGCGCATGCCGACTTCCCCGCATCCAGCCCGTACGTGCTGGGCTGCGGCGGCACGCGCATGACCGTCAGCGGCAACACGATCACGAGCGAGACCGTGTGGAACGACGACCCGACCAGCAGCGCCACGGGCGGCGGCGTCAGCGACGTGTTCGACCTGCCGGCCTGGCAGGCGAATGCGGGCGTGCCGAAGTCGGTCAATCCGGGCGGACGGGTCGGACGGGGCGTGCCCGACGTGGCCGGCAATGCGTCGCCCGCGACGGGCTACCGGGTGCGCGTCGACTTCATGACGTACACCATCGGCGGCACGAGCGCCGTGTCGCCGCTGTGGGCGGGTCTCGTGGCGCTGTTGAACCAGAAGCTGCCGCAGCCCGTCGGCTGGCTCAATCCGCTGCTGTACGGTCCGCTGGCGGGCAGCGGCGCCATGCGCGACATCACGAGCGGCGACAACGGCGGCTATCCGGCCAAGGCCGGCTGGGATGCGTGCACGGGCTGGGGCGCGCCGGTCGGATCGAAACTGCTGGCCGCGCTGGAAACCTGA
- a CDS encoding Gfo/Idh/MocA family protein, translating into MIDKNRRGLVLAAGGALAAGAMGDMAWAAPPDRKLGYAIVGLGSYGLGIIIPQFANCRNSRLVALVSGDPAKAKRVAQEYGVPEKNIYNYQNYDDIRNNPDIDVVYVCLPVSMHAEYTIRAAKAGKHVLCEKPMAVSSAECESMIAACRQAGKKLMIGYRCHFEPYNLEAVRRARAGEIGKLRYFRSEHGFTFRDPNAWRLKKALAGGGSMMDIGIYALNAARYMTGEEPIAVYAQETTDRKDPRFREVEDMIGFQLEFPSGVIGSCMSMYSANQNHILLMGDKGRIDMEPATAYHGNRMWVGNGRENEITPPPGPGATQWAGQLDHMSQCVLQNREPIVAGEEGLRDLRIIEAIYRSAREQKRVVLKT; encoded by the coding sequence ATGATCGACAAGAATCGGCGTGGTCTGGTCCTTGCCGCCGGCGGTGCGCTGGCGGCGGGTGCGATGGGCGACATGGCATGGGCGGCCCCGCCCGATCGCAAGCTGGGTTATGCGATCGTTGGCCTCGGTTCGTACGGCTTGGGCATCATCATTCCGCAATTTGCGAACTGCAGGAACAGCCGCCTCGTCGCCCTCGTCAGCGGCGACCCGGCCAAGGCGAAGCGCGTGGCGCAGGAATACGGCGTCCCGGAAAAAAACATCTACAACTATCAGAACTACGACGACATCCGCAACAACCCGGACATCGACGTCGTCTACGTCTGCCTGCCCGTCTCGATGCATGCCGAGTACACGATCCGCGCGGCCAAGGCCGGCAAGCATGTGCTGTGCGAAAAGCCGATGGCCGTGTCGTCGGCCGAGTGCGAATCCATGATCGCGGCCTGCCGCCAAGCCGGCAAGAAGCTGATGATCGGCTACCGCTGCCACTTCGAGCCGTACAACCTGGAAGCGGTCCGCCGCGCGCGCGCGGGCGAGATCGGCAAGCTGCGCTATTTCCGCTCCGAGCACGGCTTCACGTTCCGCGACCCGAACGCCTGGCGTCTGAAAAAGGCGCTGGCGGGCGGCGGCTCGATGATGGACATCGGCATCTACGCCCTCAACGCGGCGCGCTACATGACGGGCGAGGAACCGATCGCCGTCTATGCGCAGGAAACGACGGACCGCAAGGACCCGCGCTTCCGCGAAGTGGAAGACATGATCGGCTTCCAGCTGGAATTCCCGTCGGGCGTCATCGGCTCGTGCATGTCGATGTACAGCGCCAACCAGAACCATATCCTGCTGATGGGCGACAAAGGGCGCATCGACATGGAACCGGCGACCGCGTACCACGGCAACCGGATGTGGGTGGGCAACGGCCGCGAGAACGAGATCACCCCGCCGCCGGGCCCGGGCGCGACGCAATGGGCCGGCCAGCTGGACCACATGTCGCAATGCGTGCTGCAGAACCGCGAGCCGATCGTCGCGGGCGAGGAAGGCTTGCGCGACCTGCGCATCATCGAAGCCATCTACCGCTCGGCGCGCGAGCAGAAGCGCGTGGTCCTGAAGACCTGA
- a CDS encoding oxidoreductase — protein sequence MSKIWFITGASSGFDKALAEAVLAKGDSAVLTARRLEPLQSISAPHGERALALKMDVTDASSRAEALSAATAKFGRIDVLANIAGAGSYGALEAFSSEQIRAQMELNFFAAAELSRAVLPQMRTRKSGHILNLTSIAGLVAFPGSGLYNASKFALEGFTEALHHEVKPFGIRVTLIEPGAFRTGFASSAAMRAEREIDDYAALTDGMDEYYSTQNGQQIGDPAKAVQVIIDMVERDNPPVRLMLGEDAYQLWEGAVASRNRDLSLWRAQGEDTAFPDGIKNPVQAL from the coding sequence ATGAGCAAAATCTGGTTCATCACCGGCGCATCGTCCGGCTTCGACAAGGCGCTTGCAGAAGCCGTTCTGGCCAAAGGCGACAGCGCCGTTCTCACTGCCCGTCGCCTGGAGCCGCTCCAATCCATCTCGGCACCTCACGGTGAACGTGCGCTGGCTCTGAAAATGGACGTGACCGACGCTTCCTCGCGCGCCGAGGCGCTGAGCGCGGCGACCGCAAAATTCGGCCGCATCGACGTGCTGGCCAACATCGCGGGCGCAGGCTCCTACGGTGCGCTCGAAGCATTCAGCTCTGAGCAGATCCGTGCACAGATGGAACTGAACTTCTTCGCTGCCGCCGAGCTGTCACGCGCAGTGCTGCCGCAGATGCGCACACGAAAATCCGGCCACATTCTCAACCTGACCAGCATCGCAGGCCTAGTGGCCTTCCCCGGCAGCGGCCTGTATAACGCATCCAAGTTCGCTCTGGAAGGCTTTACTGAAGCCCTGCATCACGAAGTCAAGCCTTTCGGCATTCGCGTCACGCTGATTGAGCCAGGCGCCTTCCGCACGGGCTTTGCGAGCAGTGCTGCCATGAGGGCGGAGCGCGAGATTGACGACTATGCAGCCTTGACTGACGGCATGGACGAGTATTACAGCACCCAGAACGGGCAGCAAATAGGAGATCCGGCCAAGGCCGTACAAGTGATTATCGACATGGTGGAACGTGATAACCCGCCTGTGCGTCTGATGTTGGGCGAGGATGCCTACCAATTGTGGGAAGGTGCCGTCGCTTCGCGCAATCGCGACCTGAGCCTGTGGCGTGCGCAAGGCGAAGATACCGCTTTCCCAGACGGGATTAAAAATCCGGTTCAAGCCCTCTGA
- a CDS encoding alpha/beta hydrolase: MSQIESISFKNRTWDVAGTLRLPEGFDPNRKYAAIVCGHPISSCKEQTSGAIYGEALTRAGFITLAFDASTQGASGGEPRFLEDPATRTEDFRCAVDYLLTLPYVDEERIGVLGVCGGGGYAVSAATTDRRFKAVGTVVAANYGRLMREGDMSPDVVDKTLEAIAQQRTAEARGAEPAIVGYIPNSIEEREKAGIDDIDIVEAVEYYRTPRGQQAGSPNKLRFTSTGAAMNWDAFAFTEQLLTQPLHIVIGDVPGGFGSYRDGYDLYRRARTTTKTLQVVKGATHYDLYDQPEATSKALEQLIPFFNKHLDT, from the coding sequence ATGAGCCAAATTGAATCCATCAGCTTTAAAAACCGTACTTGGGACGTGGCCGGCACCCTGCGCCTGCCCGAAGGCTTTGATCCCAACAGAAAGTACGCTGCCATCGTATGCGGCCATCCCATCAGCAGTTGCAAGGAGCAAACCTCCGGGGCGATCTATGGCGAGGCGCTGACCAGGGCCGGCTTTATCACGCTGGCTTTCGACGCCTCTACTCAGGGCGCCAGCGGCGGCGAGCCCCGCTTCCTCGAGGACCCGGCTACGCGCACCGAAGACTTCCGGTGTGCCGTGGACTACCTGCTTACCTTGCCTTACGTCGATGAGGAAAGGATCGGCGTACTGGGGGTATGCGGTGGCGGTGGATACGCGGTAAGCGCTGCCACGACTGACCGACGTTTTAAAGCTGTAGGTACCGTTGTTGCCGCCAACTACGGCCGCCTGATGCGTGAAGGGGACATGTCGCCCGACGTCGTGGATAAAACGCTCGAAGCCATCGCGCAGCAGCGTACCGCCGAAGCGCGTGGTGCCGAACCGGCGATCGTCGGCTACATTCCAAATTCCATTGAAGAGCGCGAGAAGGCGGGCATTGACGACATCGACATCGTCGAGGCTGTGGAGTACTACCGCACACCACGTGGCCAGCAAGCCGGCTCGCCCAATAAGCTGCGCTTCACCAGCACCGGTGCAGCCATGAACTGGGATGCGTTCGCCTTTACCGAGCAACTGCTGACCCAACCGTTGCACATCGTCATCGGCGACGTGCCGGGCGGATTTGGCTCGTACCGCGATGGTTACGATCTGTACAGGCGTGCCCGCACGACGACGAAAACCTTGCAGGTGGTGAAGGGCGCGACCCATTACGACCTGTACGACCAGCCGGAAGCGACTTCCAAGGCGCTGGAGCAGCTCATACCTTTCTTCAACAAGCATCTGGATACCTAA
- a CDS encoding LysR family transcriptional regulator — MDGRRLQDLVAFLAVAEEASFTRAAARLGISQSALSQVIRGLEERLGLRLFARTTRSVSLTSAGERLLALIGPSLGQIESGLEQITALREKPAGTVRLTGDEYAVHSVLQPAIARFLPNYPEIQVDLTVDYGLVDIVSSRFDAGVRRGGLVAKDMVAVRINHIRWR; from the coding sequence ATGGACGGTCGTCGCCTGCAAGACTTGGTTGCCTTTCTCGCAGTGGCCGAGGAGGCGAGCTTTACCCGTGCCGCCGCCCGCTTGGGAATCTCGCAATCGGCATTGAGCCAAGTCATTCGCGGGCTGGAGGAGCGCTTGGGGCTGAGGCTTTTTGCGCGCACCACGCGTAGCGTCTCGCTGACGTCAGCCGGAGAACGGCTGCTGGCATTGATCGGCCCATCCTTAGGTCAGATCGAGTCCGGCCTGGAGCAAATTACTGCATTGCGGGAAAAACCGGCAGGGACGGTCCGGCTTACGGGCGACGAATATGCGGTACACAGTGTGCTGCAACCGGCAATCGCACGCTTCCTGCCCAACTATCCCGAAATCCAGGTCGATCTCACTGTCGACTACGGCCTCGTTGATATCGTCAGCAGCCGTTTCGATGCCGGCGTTCGTCGTGGCGGCCTGGTTGCAAAAGACATGGTCGCGGTGCGGATCAACCACATCCGATGGCGGTAG
- a CDS encoding SMP-30/gluconolactonase/LRE family protein produces MHARTVLALPGLLLALSYAAAAHAAPACGTAPSGELRAERVAAVQPSRSEPGLYEGPVWIKDALYFSDFSFAPGFPSRIRKLGLDGTVSTVVEDSGSNGLAVDAHGDIVAATHKYKALSRYALADGKRTTLAADYKGQVFNSPNDIAIAKDGTIYFTDPDFQKAAAPGGQSVTGVYRVGTDGKVTLVDGSRPNPNGVSLSPAGDVLYVNAGDGLLRAYPIVNGVPGPGRDIVKGLDTPDGMAVDCHGNIYVTEHPAKRVRVFSPQGKALATIRTDANVTNAAFGGADGKTLFLTGAGAIWRIRLDVTGSPY; encoded by the coding sequence ATGCACGCGCGCACCGTCCTCGCCCTCCCTGGCCTCCTGCTGGCACTGTCGTATGCCGCCGCCGCCCACGCCGCGCCCGCGTGCGGCACGGCGCCGTCCGGCGAACTGCGCGCCGAGCGCGTCGCGGCCGTCCAGCCGTCGCGCAGCGAGCCGGGCCTGTACGAGGGCCCCGTGTGGATCAAGGATGCCCTGTACTTTTCCGATTTCAGCTTCGCGCCCGGCTTCCCGTCGCGCATCCGCAAGCTGGGGCTCGACGGGACCGTGAGCACGGTCGTGGAAGACAGCGGCAGCAACGGCCTCGCGGTCGACGCGCACGGCGACATCGTCGCGGCCACGCACAAGTACAAGGCCTTGTCGCGCTACGCGCTCGCGGACGGCAAGCGCACGACGCTCGCGGCCGACTACAAAGGCCAGGTGTTCAACTCGCCGAACGACATCGCCATCGCCAAGGACGGCACGATCTATTTCACCGACCCGGATTTCCAGAAGGCGGCGGCGCCCGGCGGCCAGAGCGTCACGGGCGTGTACCGCGTCGGCACGGACGGCAAGGTGACGCTCGTCGACGGCAGCCGTCCGAACCCGAACGGCGTATCGCTGTCGCCGGCCGGCGACGTGTTGTACGTGAACGCGGGCGACGGCTTGCTGCGCGCCTACCCCATCGTGAACGGCGTGCCGGGGCCGGGGCGGGATATCGTGAAGGGCCTCGATACCCCGGACGGCATGGCCGTCGATTGCCACGGCAACATCTACGTGACCGAGCACCCGGCCAAGCGGGTGCGCGTGTTCTCGCCGCAAGGGAAAGCGCTGGCGACGATCCGCACGGACGCCAATGTCACGAACGCCGCGTTCGGCGGCGCCGACGGCAAGACGCTGTTCCTGACGGGCGCCGGGGCGATCTGGCGGATCCGGCTGGACGTCACCGGATCGCCGTACTGA
- a CDS encoding LysR substrate-binding domain-containing protein → MPTPKHPHDLTEHSCINLRLPTHGEHFAWLFAKAGKEQRVKVHGPLVSNSIACLYDAALAGLGLAYLPQEYCREALASGELVEVLGGWRKTFEPYYLYYPSRRHISPAFSVLVNALRHKE, encoded by the coding sequence ATGCCGACACCAAAACATCCTCACGATTTGACCGAGCATTCCTGCATCAATTTGCGCCTGCCCACGCACGGCGAGCACTTCGCCTGGCTATTCGCGAAGGCAGGAAAGGAGCAGCGCGTGAAGGTGCATGGCCCGTTGGTGAGTAACAGCATCGCCTGTTTGTACGACGCTGCACTGGCCGGGCTCGGTCTCGCCTACCTGCCGCAGGAGTACTGCCGGGAGGCGCTGGCATCCGGAGAATTGGTTGAAGTTCTGGGCGGATGGCGGAAAACGTTCGAGCCTTACTACCTCTACTATCCCAGCCGGCGCCACATTTCACCGGCGTTTTCAGTGCTGGTCAATGCATTGCGGCACAAGGAATAG